A genomic segment from Actinoplanes sichuanensis encodes:
- a CDS encoding GGDEF domain-containing protein, producing the protein MSGWSTLQLTEFFSAITRAGSVSTATRLAVQRATEATDAEVAAVICDDEVPASVGLGRSPSPTLFTSLETGCDETTFPGVGTMHVTVHVLDRDAPTADRLVIARTDEPFAAEERQMLQGMARVLGLALRGLRTLEAERELRRTQEREAAARQELVEALERRERLLETLLSVQRSAGQRPLAEVLDMITSGTAGLLDGVTVALVLRGAVASVSGPSCEGLTFAADRAVTAGAPVTCDDLEAAPVHINGDVAGALVIAMPTDAVPVSPSVVVPAGAAAGAGAGPGVGAGVAAGAGVGFTDGFAVAVAVGAGSGVRSAERRDVLAAFAEQASLALTGAHTLAAVHEAQHDPLTRLPNRALFLHRVEETITAGAAALLYLDLDLFKQVNDTLGHAAGDELLRAVAGRLRAAIRDTDMPARLGGDEFAVLLEPLTHRGQARDIAQRVIDSIARPYDIAGRTVTTRASVGVAYSGGRSAERLLEEADLAMYRAKKTRKGTYQEFEPEMRLELPQAV; encoded by the coding sequence ATGTCCGGCTGGTCCACCCTGCAACTCACCGAGTTCTTCAGCGCGATCACCCGCGCCGGAAGCGTGTCCACCGCGACCCGCCTCGCCGTCCAACGCGCCACCGAGGCCACCGACGCCGAGGTGGCCGCGGTTATCTGCGACGACGAGGTGCCCGCGTCGGTCGGCCTCGGCCGGTCGCCGTCGCCGACGCTGTTCACCAGCCTCGAAACCGGATGCGACGAGACGACCTTCCCCGGCGTCGGGACCATGCACGTCACCGTGCACGTCCTGGACCGGGACGCCCCCACCGCCGACCGCCTGGTCATCGCCCGTACCGACGAACCGTTCGCCGCCGAGGAACGGCAGATGCTGCAGGGCATGGCCCGGGTCCTCGGGCTGGCACTGCGCGGCCTGCGCACCCTGGAGGCGGAACGTGAGCTGCGCCGCACCCAGGAACGGGAGGCGGCCGCCCGGCAGGAGTTGGTGGAAGCCCTGGAACGCCGGGAACGTCTCCTGGAGACCCTGCTCAGCGTGCAGCGTTCGGCCGGGCAACGCCCCCTCGCCGAGGTCCTCGACATGATCACCTCGGGTACGGCCGGCCTGCTCGACGGGGTGACGGTGGCGCTGGTCCTGCGGGGCGCGGTCGCCTCGGTCAGCGGACCGTCGTGCGAGGGGCTGACCTTCGCCGCCGACCGCGCGGTGACCGCCGGAGCCCCGGTGACCTGCGATGATCTCGAGGCCGCGCCGGTGCACATCAACGGCGACGTGGCCGGCGCCCTGGTCATCGCCATGCCCACCGATGCCGTCCCGGTCTCGCCGTCGGTTGTCGTCCCCGCCGGTGCCGCTGCCGGTGCCGGTGCTGGCCCCGGTGTCGGTGCCGGTGTCGCTGCTGGTGCTGGCGTCGGTTTCACTGACGGCTTCGCTGTCGCTGTCGCTGTCGGTGCCGGCTCCGGGGTTCGGTCGGCTGAGCGGCGGGACGTGCTGGCCGCTTTCGCCGAACAGGCCAGCCTCGCCCTGACCGGTGCGCACACCCTCGCCGCCGTGCACGAGGCCCAACACGACCCGCTGACCCGCCTGCCCAACCGGGCCCTGTTCCTGCACCGCGTCGAGGAGACCATCACCGCGGGCGCGGCCGCCCTGCTCTACCTCGACCTGGACCTGTTCAAGCAGGTCAACGACACCCTCGGCCACGCCGCAGGCGACGAACTGCTGCGCGCCGTGGCGGGCCGCCTACGGGCCGCCATCCGCGACACCGACATGCCGGCCCGCCTCGGCGGCGACGAGTTCGCCGTACTGCTGGAGCCGCTCACCCACCGGGGCCAGGCCCGCGACATCGCCCAGCGGGTGATCGACTCGATCGCCCGCCCCTACGACATCGCCGGCCGCACCGTGACCACCCGCGCCAGCGTGGGCGTCGCCTACAGCGGAGGCCGCTCCGCCGAACGCCTCCTCGAGGAGGCCGACCTGGCCATGTACCGGGCGAAGAAGACCAGAAAGGGCACCTACCAGGAGTTCGAGCCGGAGATGCGACTCGAACTCCCACAGGCTGTCTGA